The nucleotide sequence ACATGGCGGTTGCCGGACGGATGCTGAAGCTGCCGTTGATGGATCGCGAAATCCCGCTGGTCGCCGATCCATGGGCCAAGCCGGAACTCGGATCCGGATGCGTGAAGATCACACCGGCACATGACCCGAACGATTACGAAGTCGGGATCCGGCAAGACTTGCCGATGATCAACATCCTGAATCCCGACGGCACGATGAACAGCCTGACGGATAAGTACGAGGGTCTGACGATCCCGAAGGCCCGCAAGGCGGTGGTCGAAGACTTGGATGCGTTGGGTTTGTTGGGCGATATCGAAGACCGCGATATTGAGTTGCCCCACAGTGATCGCAGCAAGACGCCGATCGAACCCTATTTGGCCGATCAATGGTTTGTCGCCATGGATCAGTTGGCCCAGTCGGCGATGGACGCGGTGACTGACCAGCGTGTCAAGATTCTGCCGTCGCGATACAGCAAGGGCTACCTTGATTGGCTGAGCGAGAAACGTGACTGGCCCGTCAGCCGCCAGCTTTGGTGGGGACACCGTATTCCCGTCTGGTCAATCGTCGGTTTGGATCAAGCCGAAGCGAAGAAGATCCACGAAAAGCTGGAAACCCTGGCCGCCGAAGACGCCGGCCGACTGAGCGTGCGTGTCGACCAGGCCGACGATGCGACCTTTGGCGTGTTCGCCTGTCTGCGTAACGAAGATGACTCGTGGGAATCCACGTTGGAATCGATGGGACTGGCACGCGATCCGGACGTGCTGGACACCTGGTTCAGCAGCGCGCTTTGGCCGCACAGCACGCTGGGCTGGCCGGAAAAGACGCCGGAACTGGACTACTTTTATCCCACCAGCACTCTGATCACGTCACGCGACATCATCACTCTATGGGTGGCCCGCATGGTGCTGATGGGTCTGAACAACGTCGGCGAAGTCCCGTTCAAGGAAGTCTACATTCACCCCAAAATCTTGGACGGGCAGGGCGAAACGATGTCCAAGTCCAAGGGTAACGGCGTGGACCCGATCGATGTGATCGACAAGTTCGGTCCCGACGCCCTGCGATACGGACTGGCACGTCTGGCCACCGAAACGCAGGACGTTCGAATGCCCGTGCAGTACGAATGCCCGCATTGTGAAAAGCTGATCGACCAAACCAAGAAGAATCGATCGCTGCCGGTGGTGGCATGCCCGGCCTGTGACAAATCGTTTTCGACCCAATGGGCGGAAACCGACGCAGACAAAGCGCACCCACGCGGGGCGGTGGTCAGCGAGCGTTTTGAAACGGCGCGGAACTTCGTCAACAAGTTGTGGAATGCCGCCCGTTTTGTGTTGATGAACATGGACGGATACCAGCCCAACTATGTTCGCATCGCGACCTTGCCGCTGGAAGACAAATGGTTGCTCAGCCGTCTGGCCACGGTGACCCGGCAAGTCAGCGACGGCATTGAAAACTATCAATTCGCCGAGACGTCACGGATCCTGTACGACTTTGCCTGGGACGAATTCTGCAGCTTCTACGTCGAAATCGCCAAGCCGCGCTTGTCCGATCCCGAGCAGCGTGACACGGTCCAGGCGATGATGGCGCACGGTCTGGACACACTGCTGCGTTTGCTGCACCCGACGATGCCGTTTGTCACCGAATCGATCTGGAGCTTCTTGAATGTGGCCGCCGGCCATCGCGGCGTTCCTCATCCCGCCGACCCGGGTAAGTTCTTGATGCAAGCGGCGTGGCCTGACGCGGACGAAAGTCACTACGACGAAGCGATCGAGCGTCAGTTCAACGAGTTTCAGCAAGTGGTCGGTGCGGTCCGCCAGATCCGTGCCAGCCAGAACATCGCGCCTCGCGAAACGGTTCCGGTGTCCATCCGTTGCACCGAGTCGTCGCAAGAGTTGTTGCAACCGATGACCGACTACTTCGGCCAGCTTTGTGGCGCCGAAGTCACCGCGTTGGGTCCGGATGCGAAGCCCTTTGACGTCGACGCGCCGCTGAATCTGCCGTCGATCGACATCGACGTTCACGTGGACTTGGACAAGTTCATCGACGTGGACAAGGAATTGTCACGTCTGGAAAAACTGCTCGGCCAGATCGTCAAACAGATCTCCGGCAAAGAAAGCAAATTGTCCAACGAGAACTTCGTCTCACGAGCCCCCGAGCAAGTCGTGGCCAAGGAACGAGAATCACTCGACGACCTGCGCAAGCAACTAGCCGTGGTCGAAGGCGACATCCAGCGTCTGAAGTCGCGCGGCTAGACATCGTCGCCTTTCGCTCCCGCGAAAGTAGCGAAACCGCCAACCCGAACCGATCCGCCAAGTGAGCGTCCCCAACCCTCATGCGGCAAAATTTCACACAGATAACTGGCGGTTTTCACGGCAAATTTCAACCTTGGCGGGAATATAACGGTGTCCAGACATCGCCCGTTTACCCGCCCGCCACGGTCCCATGCCCCAGCCCCTCCGCGAAGCTTTCATTCCCTTCCTTTTTCTGCCGGTGCTACTTATCGCCGCCACCGGCCATCAATCCCTGTCTGCCGATACCGCGATCACCAGCGTCGACACCGGCCGAACGATCACCAAAGTCCGGTCCGCCCACCATCCCGACGGTCCAAGAGTCATCGCCAGCACGTACGAGGGCGATGTGATCGCCGTCGACCATCAGGGCGACTTGATCTGGACCTGTCCATTGTCCGGCGTGATGAACCACGATCTGTGGGTTGCGGACCTGGACGGTGACGGCAGCGACGAGGCCTTGGCCGCCAGCGCCGATGGGTACGTCTACTGCATCAGTGACGACGGACAGCTTCGCTGGCGATTCAGCGCCAACGACGCGCCCATGATTTCGGTCTGTGTGATCCGAAACCTGGGAAAGCCGGTCGTTGTCTGCGGCGGATTTGACAATCAAGTCCGTTATCTTTCACCCACTGGCAAATTGCTGGACACCCTGCATTCGTCGACCTATTCGATCGCCAAACCTTGGGGAAAAGACCCCAGCAAACCGCGTCCGCCGGCGAAGCTGCACGTCGCCAATTTCTTGCGACCGGTCACCAATCCCGATGACCCGGCCAATGATCGATTGTTGATTCATGGAACAATGAACGGCATGCAGGATCGCGGTGCGTTCTATTTGTTCAAGCCGTTCGCGTCACAACCCGATTGGATGATCCGATCGCCGTCGCCCACGGTCGTCGGTCATGTCCACGTCATTCCCGCCGACGATAAAACGCCACCGCGGATCTTGGTCGGGACGTCGGGACACAGCAGCAACATGGCCGTGTCCATTTTGACCACCGAATCCGATCACCAGCAAACGTGGCAGATCCCTCGCCGGCACCCAAAGATTGATTCTTTCGGCTATCGCGTGGTCCAGCCGATGGTGATCGACGCCGACGCTAGCGACCTTGTGGTTTTGGTCGGAAACACTTTGGTGCGGATCTCCAGTCACTTGAATGAAGCCCAATCACGTCTGTACCAAGCCGATTACAGTTTTCACGACGCGTGGATGGATCATTCCAGCGGTCATCTGATTTTGGCCAGCGCCCAGAGCGGCGGAAGCTGCATCCATTTGATCAATGTCAAGCGACCTAATTGGGAACAGGATTTCCAACAAATCGCTCCACCGGGAAAGATCCAAGCGATCTTGGATGGATCGAAAGCCGTCCGTGAACAACTGGCCCATTTTCGTCGCCCCGATTGGGAACGCGAACCGTTGCCGGTGTATTTGATGACCGAATCACGCACCGGCGTCGAATCGACGATCGATCAACTACGGGCTTCTTACCCCAGCCCCGTCTTTCTGAACGGTCACCATACCGGACAGGCTGAAAAGTTTGACCGTTCCGGCATCCCCAGTGAAAAGTATCGCAATCGACGCGATCGACGACGCAAATACACGCTGTCGCAACAGCAAGCGTTGGACGAATTCATTCCGCTGTATGACGGTCATCCGGGCGTTGCATTCTGGGGCGGACACGGCAACGATCCGTTCATGTTCCAACCGGACACGATGATGAAGGTCATCGATGCGGCGGGTGGCAAAAAGACGGTCCTGATCTATCCCGAACTGGAGGATCACAGCGATGAATTCGCCGCGGTGACCGAACATTTGATTTACCCGCTGGCGGCGCACGCACAAACACGCAACGCCAATCTGTTTCTTCGCTGTAAGCACAATTTTTGGAACGGAAGTATCTATCAGCCAGCATGGGATCGGCTTCGAAGCGGTGAATTTGCCGACGTCTTTGTGCCCGCGATGGAAGAAACCAGTGACAAGTCGATGGAAATTAGCCTGGCATCACGACTGGGCATGTGGACCAGCGGGGCGGTCAATCAATGGGGTGCACGAAGCGTTCCCGACAACACCAGTTTTGATCGGTCACGCCAGCATTCGCACCAACGGTTGCCGAACCACTTCTTGCGAAACATGGTTTACAACATCAGCCTTGGCGCAACCTACATCAACAACTTTGCCGTCGATCAGGAATACATGAGTCTGTTGTGGGAAATGATCGCCAAAGGCGCCTTGTATGTTCCCAAGCGAGACGAAATCGTCAGTTTCAACCCGGTGCACCTGAGTATGGTGTCGCCCGACCACGAATTTTTGAACGAAGGCAACAACGTCAAGTGGTGCACGTTTTACGATGCCGACACCGAAGCCAAACGCAAGATGGTCTTCAGTCGGCTGAACGGCACTTGGCCCGGCGCCCCCAATACTCCATGGGATTTTTCTACCTATGCGGCCGGTGTCAAAGACCGCCGGCTGAACTTTTTGCCGCCTTATCCACACGGTCTGGTCTTGATCACGCCGCCACAGGGTGCGTCGGATGCACCGCTGCCGCGCGGAAAGCTGACCGACCATCTGCATCCGATTTATCGGGATGCCATGCAAGAAATACGGACCAGTGGTAAATCGTATCTTGATCGCAATGGTCGGCCTTCATTGGCGGCGGATCAACACGCCGACGTCGTCGCGGACAAAATTCGAACCGCAGCCGAACAGCTTCCGTTGACGGTCGATGGCACGGTCGCTTGGGTTGCCGCCGAATCGTCGCCCGGGCACCTGCGGTTGACCATTGTCGATGGCGGTTACCTGAACCCCGATGACCAAGTCGCAACGATTCGTTTCCATCGGGCCGATCCGGTGCGTGTCACCGATTTGCTGACCGGGCAAGTGATCGACCTGACGGATGATCCCACGTTGTCCGTGAAGGTTCCTTGTGGTTTGTTCCGGCTGCTGGACGTGCAGTTGAAGGGGCCCCTGTAAGCCGGAACCACCCGGCGTGATCCCTTCAATCCCGTTTTGCCGCATGCACAGCCGCCCCGGTGGCGTCCGCCTTCATTTCGGCTTTCAACCGGGCGTTCCCCCACCGGCCGACTCGACTATCATCTTGGTTGGTTGACGACGCCCACGCGGCGCTCGTTCTTTTCTTCCGCGTCGCGGATGCTTCTGCCACTGATCTGGATTGATTCGCTGAAATGCCCATTCGTTTGAAATGTTCGTGCGGCAAGGTGCTGTCGGTGAAAGACGAAATGGCGGGCAAAGCGGTCAAATGCCCGGCATGCAGCAAGCCGATTCGCGTCCCCAAGCCCAAGGCGGCCGCGGCGCCGGCGGCACCCCAGGCGCAATCCGAGTTGGACGATCTGTTCAGCGAGGAAGGTTTCGATCGTGTGGTCGCCGCGGCATGTCCCGCTTGTGGGGTGGAGATGAAGGCCGGTGCGGTGCTGTGCACCAAGTGCGGTTTCAACAAACAGACCGGCGAATACATCGAAGGCCACAAGGTTGCCGGCGTCGACGTCGACCTGGGAACGCTGCAACTGCAGATGGCCGAAGAATCGATGGGCCGCGACAGGCAAACGCAAGACGAAATGCTGAAGCGATCCGGGATGCCCTGGTGGATGCTTTTGGTCGTGCTGTTTGTCGTCGGCAGTGGTGCGACGCTGGCCGTGCTGACGGTGAACGCTGCCAACCGCGAAGACGATTCGCTGAACTTCAGTCCGATGAAGACGTTCTTGGCACTGGTCGCCGCACTGTTTTTCATCCTGGGCGGAATGGCGTATTTGTCGATTGTCATCAACGCATTCAAGAAATCGGCCAAGGATGGACTGCTAACCCTGTTCATCCCCGTCTTGTACATGTTCGTATTCGCGATCCAGACCCGCGGCGAGAATCTGAAACGCTTCTTCCTAGCGTTGATCGCATTCGGACTGGGCGGATATCTGGCATATCGTGCCGATCGCTATGTGCCCAGCAAAAAGAAGGCGAACGATTCCGGCAACACCGTCGTGACCCAGCGGATCGAAGATCTTTGGCTGCCACCGATCTTATAGCGTCTGCCTTTTGACGCTTGACCGCTCGATTGACTGGCGACCAAACCACAGGCAACCAACCATCGCGATCCACCGCCGTTGCTTGGCGATCGCTGCTGGCGAAGCCTTGGCGCATCAAGTTGGCGCCGCAATTCGTCTCGGCCGGCGCTCAATCGCCGATGTGGTCATCGGCATGCCCCGCACGGGTCCAAAGCTCAGCCTTTTCGAAAGGCTGTTCAGTCATCCGACGATGAACGCTGCGCACCGCACTCGGCGATCATGGATGGCCGTAAAGCCTTATGGATGACCGTCACTTAAATCGTGGCACGCGGCACAGTCCATCTTCACACGTGCATTGCTCATGTCATCAGGACCATGACATTCCATGCAGGAGAATCCATTGGTCTGACGCGCGGCCAGAATCTCCGATCGCAGAGACTCATGGTTCAACATTCGGACCACCTTCATGGCGCCATCCGCCGCCAATCGTCGACATCGTTCTTTTCGGTCCAGACTGTCGATCGGACAACCACTTTCACGGCACCAACGAGTCGTCGAAATGTGGCACAGGACGGATCCGGAAACACAAGGAATCGCCTCGTCCGCCCATTCCGGTTCGCCGGGCTTGAACTCCGGCAAAACGCTGGATTCATACCAACCCGCTAGATCGGAAATCATTGCGGCACGTTCCTCTTTTGGCCTTTCGCTGTGGAACAGGCCGATCAACGCACACGCGCCGTTGACGACGCCGCAAAGTGATCCATACCCACCCACACCGCCTTCGCCAAACCGCATCATTGCAATGGGAAAGGCGTCGTAAGGGGATCCAAATCGATCCGCCAGCGTGCCGACGACGCTGCCGACCACCGCGTACATGCAACCGCCCTCCGGATAAATTCGATAGGCTCGGTCGCCGACTTCTCGCGCGTCCAAGGGAACATAGACCCACCCCAGGGGCGACGCCATGGCGGAGGACAACGATGTCATTTGCATCGGGGTCCCACCCACACCCATGGCCGTTCCACCAACCCATCCCAAAGACGTCAAAACGGTGCGTCGCGATACAGTCGACATGACGACGGCCCTTAAACCGAGGAAGAAATTTCAAAGACGTATGCGAGCGAAAAATAGACGCCCAGCAAAATGAACAGCCATCCGGTGCCTGTACGTGCCCACCATTCCATTTGAGTCAGCACTTGGTAGGTCTTTCCGACCGATTTCGCACTGAACGCCAACAAAAAGGCCACCACCAAAACAGGGAACGCGGTTCCAATTCCATAAACCAGTGGCAAGAACAATGCACCACCCGGAAAACGCCCCTCAGGCAACTCAATTCCGACGTTCGACATGACACTGGATATCGCACCGGAATCCGCACCAAACGTCAGTGCTAACAACCCAAAAAACCAAGCGGCCGACGTCGGACAAAAGGAAACTGCGAACAAGACACCCAGCGGTAGTGCTGCCCAGATCCCCATGGCGTCCACTCGCTGTTGCAGTTTGTCGCTCATCATGGCGCCGCCGAATGAGACGACAACGATTCCGGAAAGCAACATGCCCAAAACCAAAAACACAGGTCCCAATGCCAGATGCATGTATTTCTGCAACCACAAGGAAACGGCCGGAATCGAAAGGCTACCGAACGCCAACACGCCGGCCAGCGCGATGTACAGCAGGCACCGCCCGAGTGTGTACAACAAGCCGGCATGAATCACGTGGCGTGAATTATCGACCTTGCTGCCGATATAGGAGATCGCTGCGATATTGGTGGCCAGAGGACATGGGCTGATCGAAGTCAGAAAACCCAAGTATAACGCAGTGATGGCGTAGGTCAGAAAGACAATCATGTTCATCAATCCATGTATTCTTTGACATTGGATTGAACGTAGGCAATGAACTTGTCTTTCTCGCGAACCAGACTCCAGATTTTTTCCAAGTCTTTGTATTGCCTGACCTTGTCCGACCGGATCTGTGCCACGATCAACGCCGGTCCCTTGACTTTGTACGCTTGAGCGAGCGCGGCATTTTCTTTCTTCTCATAATCAATCATTCGAAATTCGACCGATCCATCCGCCAGCTGCTTGGCGAACCCCTTGGTAACCGCCTGTTCCGAATATCCGCCCATCATCTTGCAGGTCGGACAACGCTGGGTGCGATGAAAGTACATCGCGATCACTCGATCCGGCGGTGACTTGACCGGTGCCTGGGACATCGCGTTTTGCGTGCCCCACGATGAGATGACCAACAGACAAATGATCCAACAATTTCGACCCATTTCGTGATACTCCCTGATCAATGACCGCATCGCCGTCGCCCGTTGGGAAATATCGCGATGCGATCGAGTTTCAAGATTCTGTTTTCTTGGTTTTCATATCGGGCAATGGAATCTCCGTCGCCTGTTCGGAAACTGGCGTTTCCATCGTCTTGGAAAGCATGCGTTCGACTTGATCGACGATCAAATGCTCGAATCCGTCGGTATCACCGACCCGCCCCCAGACTTCATCCAAGCGTTTCCAGTCGACGATTTCACCGTTCTGATACTTCGCCAGAACGACGACCGGCATCATGATTTCGAATCGATCGGCCCACTCGGCATTGTCAGGATCTTCATAGTTCAGCGTGTTCCAAAAAACGTCGCCGTTGTCCAACTGTGCCGCAAACCTGTGCATCAACACTTTTCGTGTTTGTTCTTCGATTGCACGACACGTCACGCATCGCGTGTTGCTGAAGAAGTAGTGCACCACCAAAGCATCGGAGATCACCGGGGCGTTTGAATCGTGGGTTGCCACGGCCGGCAATCGCGATTCGACGGAGCTGGCCGATTGAAGAGTTTCCAGTTGATCGGCGATCCGCGTCAGTTGCTGTTCGATTCGTCCGGCGGCCTGATTGTCCATCGTTCGAGCGATCAGCATCACCAGAGTCGCGGCGAAGAAAGAAATCACACACACGCCGAGTGCATTTTTCAGATCCATCGGTCCACCGTTTTTGTCAAATGAAGTCTTGTATCCAGCGATCAAGCCAACAGCTTTGCGATTTCATCGGGCGAAGGGACCTTGCCGACGACTTTCACTTCGCCATCGATCGCCAATGCGGGGGTCATCATCACGCCGAAGCTGGTGATCTGTGTGATGTCGGTAACCTTTTCGATTTTGGCTTCTGCCTTCGATTGCTCGACCGCCTGTTCCACGTTTTTCTTCAAGCAATCGCACTTGGAACATCCCGTACCCAATATTTGAATCAACTTCATTTCTGATTTCTCCGAATGTGAATGAAACGACAAAACGAGCCAGAGTTGGCCTACACAAAGAACCACCCAAAAGCCATTCCGACGATCGTGCTCATCAGAACGGTCAGTACGACAAAGGCGATGGTCTTCTTTCCGCCGATGACGCTGTAGATCACTGCGATGCTGGGCAGCGACAAGGCCGGCCCGGCCAACAACAGTGACAACGCCGGGCCGCGTCCCATGCCTAAACCTAACAGAGCTTCCAGGATCGGGACTTCGGTCAGGGTCGCGAAATACCACATGCCGCCGATCATCGACGCGACCAAGTTTGCGCGAAAGCTGTCACCGCCGACCCAACTGGCAACGATGTGTTCAGGAATCAGGGCTCCGATGAATCCTGTTGCCAAAACGCCGCCGAAAAGCAGCGGAATGATGGACTTTGAAAAACTCCATGTCTCATTCATCCACGCGGCGATCTCATCAGCATCGAACCAAGACCCAACCATGATCAACGTCGCAACGAAAAGCGTCGCGGCGAAGTACCAGCGGTGGTGGTAGACCCATGCGACCCATTGATAGCTGGCTGGGGTCAGATCGGTTTCTGATTCGATCTGGTCGATGTTCAAAACCAGCTTTGTGCCTTTGGGTTGATCGCCGAGCGGTTGTTCCAGCTGGACACGATAAGTTTCGCTGGTCCGAATCAGCACCGACACGGTCATCTGTCGGCCATCGGTTGTGTTGATCACCGTTTGGCTGGGGTTGGCCCAATCGCTGAACACCAAAAACAGAATCATGCTGGCGAAGAACAGGACCGTTTGCCAGCCTTTGCGTTTGGCGGGCGGCGGATCAGGAAGCTGCATCGCCGCGGCGGTACGCTTCTGTTCATCGTTGCGAAAGATCACCGCCATGATCAGGCCGATCACGATGGCGAACACAATCGATCCGACCACGCGGGCGATGCCCAGATCCAACCCCAAAACACGCGCGGTCAGAAAAATCGCCATCACGTTGATTGCCGGTCCGGCGTACAAGAATGCGGATGCCGGCCCCAAGCCCGCGCCGACGCGATAGATGCCCGCAAACATCGGCAGCACGCTGCATGAACACACGGCAAGTACGGTGCCGGACGTCGACGCGACCCCGTACGCCTCGACTTTGTTTGCCTTCGGGCCCAGATGCCGCAGCACGGCTTCCTTGCGAAAAAACGTGGCGATCGCACCGGCGATGAACATGGCGGGTACGACGCAGGCAAGTGTGTGATAGCGGACGTACCACTGCAACATATAGAACGCTTCGTGCATCGCGTTTTGCACTTCGGGGCTGGTGAAGTTCACGTAATAGGCGAACAGGAACACACCCACCAAAGCCGCTAAGATTCCCAGTTGTTTTCGGTCCATCGTTCCAGTCCTACGGCAAGCTGCCCTTAGTTTGCTATTTGGCGTTTTGTGCAAATACAGATAACAAAGAATCGGGCGACACACCGGACGCCTCGTTTTTCAATTCAAATTCAATCGCCGCTTCGTTGGTCGGCTGAACCAACGCGAAGTTGGTAGCGACGGTCAAAAACCGTCCCGTCGCTACGCCTTCAAGGCAGCCTGTTGTTGTTTCACATTGTTGTTCAAGACGTTTTCCACGCACTCGGTGAAGCCGGTCAGGCAGCATACCGTCGAACGATAGAAGACCATCTGGCCACGCTTTTCCGTACCGACCAATCCGGCGTTCTTCAGCACAGACAGGTGCCGGGAAACGGTCGACATGTCAAACCCGACGACTTCGGTCAGGTCACACACACACCGTTCTTCGTGCACCGCAAGTTCATCCATGATCTTCAATCGCGCCGGATGGGCCAGCGCTTTGAACACCTGAGCGCGGGCTTCGTATTTGGCAAGTTCTTTTTTCTTCATGACCGTATTCCTATCGACCAACATTACTTGGCAGTTTAGCCAAATAAGCAACAACCATCAACATAACTTCGGCTGGCTTTTGCAGACTGCGACACTTTGCACCGGGGCCAAACCTGCGACCTAGAAACCGGTCGAAATCAAACGACGATGCCCGACATGACGCCGAGGCCTATTTGTGCAGAATCAGCTTGTTGTTGCGTGTCCGCTTCAATGTGTAGACCTCGTCCTGCAAACAGATGAAGACCTGGTTGCATCCGCCGGCCAGTTCGGCAAAGTCCAACACGTGGCAGTTGCCGCCATGAGATTGCAACGCGGCACGGCCGGAACTGGGCACCGGCGGCTTCGAACTGCAAGACGCACAGACGTCGTCGCTGTCGGATGGATTCCCATACCGAGCCTTCGTCGGACAGGGCTCGCCCGCCGCGTCGCTTTTCAGCGGCAGCGACACGGGTCGTTTCGGCTGTTCGTTCGGCTCGTTCATGGACATTGTTCACCCTGCGGCCATCAGTCCCTGCCGCTATTGAGAATCGCTTGCAACAAGGTGAACGACCGGAGGATTTATGTCAATGCTGGCTGTGAAAAAACTTTCGTCTGCAGGGATAGCAATATTCATTTCGTTTCGCCGCCAATCACTCCTGAATCCCTCATCGGTTTGTCGGCGCAGCGAACGAGCCGTCCTTCGGTGATGTCTGCTCCCGCGTCGCGCACGAAAAAACGGCGATGGTCTCGAGATGACTCGAAACCATCGCCGTTTGCGATGATCGGCGTGCGACCGGGCCGCGACAGCGTTATTTCCGCCCGCAGCCGAGCCACCACTACGCGGCGTGAAGCGCTAGAACTGGGCCAAACGGACGTCTTTGAACTCCGTCCACATCGGCTTTCCGCCGTGCAGCTGAAGGGCCAAAACGCCTTCGGACAACGCTTTTTCGGGGTGCTTGTCGGTGAAGTCCAGCACCAGACGGCCGTTCAGGTAGTGTTTGATGTTATTGCCCTTCGCGATGATGACGACGTCGTTCCAGTCGTCGACCTTCA is from Crateriforma conspicua and encodes:
- a CDS encoding valine--tRNA ligase — translated: MTIPTRFDHANAADQISQAWEAAKCGHATVNPDKPPFTIVIPPPNVTGALHLGHGLNNTLQDIVIRAKRMQGFETLWMPGTDHAGIATQAVVERRLKEQENKTRHDLGREALVDRIWQWKDQYENRILSQLKRMGCSCDWQRTRFTLDDTCATAVRATFFDLFSQQKIYRGKRLVNWDTFLQTAVSDDEVFNETRKGHFWHFSYPVIDPKPGEPDHVTIATTRPETMLGDTAVAVHPDPAAALDNVEAELQEKRKSAPEKEWAQIDAQLEQLQERRKTMLPQLIQLRDMAVAGRMLKLPLMDREIPLVADPWAKPELGSGCVKITPAHDPNDYEVGIRQDLPMINILNPDGTMNSLTDKYEGLTIPKARKAVVEDLDALGLLGDIEDRDIELPHSDRSKTPIEPYLADQWFVAMDQLAQSAMDAVTDQRVKILPSRYSKGYLDWLSEKRDWPVSRQLWWGHRIPVWSIVGLDQAEAKKIHEKLETLAAEDAGRLSVRVDQADDATFGVFACLRNEDDSWESTLESMGLARDPDVLDTWFSSALWPHSTLGWPEKTPELDYFYPTSTLITSRDIITLWVARMVLMGLNNVGEVPFKEVYIHPKILDGQGETMSKSKGNGVDPIDVIDKFGPDALRYGLARLATETQDVRMPVQYECPHCEKLIDQTKKNRSLPVVACPACDKSFSTQWAETDADKAHPRGAVVSERFETARNFVNKLWNAARFVLMNMDGYQPNYVRIATLPLEDKWLLSRLATVTRQVSDGIENYQFAETSRILYDFAWDEFCSFYVEIAKPRLSDPEQRDTVQAMMAHGLDTLLRLLHPTMPFVTESIWSFLNVAAGHRGVPHPADPGKFLMQAAWPDADESHYDEAIERQFNEFQQVVGAVRQIRASQNIAPRETVPVSIRCTESSQELLQPMTDYFGQLCGAEVTALGPDAKPFDVDAPLNLPSIDIDVHVDLDKFIDVDKELSRLEKLLGQIVKQISGKESKLSNENFVSRAPEQVVAKERESLDDLRKQLAVVEGDIQRLKSRG
- a CDS encoding PQQ-binding-like beta-propeller repeat protein; this translates as MPQPLREAFIPFLFLPVLLIAATGHQSLSADTAITSVDTGRTITKVRSAHHPDGPRVIASTYEGDVIAVDHQGDLIWTCPLSGVMNHDLWVADLDGDGSDEALAASADGYVYCISDDGQLRWRFSANDAPMISVCVIRNLGKPVVVCGGFDNQVRYLSPTGKLLDTLHSSTYSIAKPWGKDPSKPRPPAKLHVANFLRPVTNPDDPANDRLLIHGTMNGMQDRGAFYLFKPFASQPDWMIRSPSPTVVGHVHVIPADDKTPPRILVGTSGHSSNMAVSILTTESDHQQTWQIPRRHPKIDSFGYRVVQPMVIDADASDLVVLVGNTLVRISSHLNEAQSRLYQADYSFHDAWMDHSSGHLILASAQSGGSCIHLINVKRPNWEQDFQQIAPPGKIQAILDGSKAVREQLAHFRRPDWEREPLPVYLMTESRTGVESTIDQLRASYPSPVFLNGHHTGQAEKFDRSGIPSEKYRNRRDRRRKYTLSQQQALDEFIPLYDGHPGVAFWGGHGNDPFMFQPDTMMKVIDAAGGKKTVLIYPELEDHSDEFAAVTEHLIYPLAAHAQTRNANLFLRCKHNFWNGSIYQPAWDRLRSGEFADVFVPAMEETSDKSMEISLASRLGMWTSGAVNQWGARSVPDNTSFDRSRQHSHQRLPNHFLRNMVYNISLGATYINNFAVDQEYMSLLWEMIAKGALYVPKRDEIVSFNPVHLSMVSPDHEFLNEGNNVKWCTFYDADTEAKRKMVFSRLNGTWPGAPNTPWDFSTYAAGVKDRRLNFLPPYPHGLVLITPPQGASDAPLPRGKLTDHLHPIYRDAMQEIRTSGKSYLDRNGRPSLAADQHADVVADKIRTAAEQLPLTVDGTVAWVAAESSPGHLRLTIVDGGYLNPDDQVATIRFHRADPVRVTDLLTGQVIDLTDDPTLSVKVPCGLFRLLDVQLKGPL
- a CDS encoding C-GCAxxG-C-C family protein; amino-acid sequence: MSTVSRRTVLTSLGWVGGTAMGVGGTPMQMTSLSSAMASPLGWVYVPLDAREVGDRAYRIYPEGGCMYAVVGSVVGTLADRFGSPYDAFPIAMMRFGEGGVGGYGSLCGVVNGACALIGLFHSERPKEERAAMISDLAGWYESSVLPEFKPGEPEWADEAIPCVSGSVLCHISTTRWCRESGCPIDSLDRKERCRRLAADGAMKVVRMLNHESLRSEILAARQTNGFSCMECHGPDDMSNARVKMDCAACHDLSDGHP
- a CDS encoding aromatic aminobenezylarsenical efflux permease ArsG family transporter, translating into MIVFLTYAITALYLGFLTSISPCPLATNIAAISYIGSKVDNSRHVIHAGLLYTLGRCLLYIALAGVLAFGSLSIPAVSLWLQKYMHLALGPVFLVLGMLLSGIVVVSFGGAMMSDKLQQRVDAMGIWAALPLGVLFAVSFCPTSAAWFFGLLALTFGADSGAISSVMSNVGIELPEGRFPGGALFLPLVYGIGTAFPVLVVAFLLAFSAKSVGKTYQVLTQMEWWARTGTGWLFILLGVYFSLAYVFEISSSV
- a CDS encoding nitrophenyl compound nitroreductase subunit ArsF family protein → MGRNCWIICLLVISSWGTQNAMSQAPVKSPPDRVIAMYFHRTQRCPTCKMMGGYSEQAVTKGFAKQLADGSVEFRMIDYEKKENAALAQAYKVKGPALIVAQIRSDKVRQYKDLEKIWSLVREKDKFIAYVQSNVKEYMD
- a CDS encoding nitrophenyl compound nitroreductase subunit ArsF family protein; translation: MDLKNALGVCVISFFAATLVMLIARTMDNQAAGRIEQQLTRIADQLETLQSASSVESRLPAVATHDSNAPVISDALVVHYFFSNTRCVTCRAIEEQTRKVLMHRFAAQLDNGDVFWNTLNYEDPDNAEWADRFEIMMPVVVLAKYQNGEIVDWKRLDEVWGRVGDTDGFEHLIVDQVERMLSKTMETPVSEQATEIPLPDMKTKKTES
- a CDS encoding thioredoxin family protein, whose protein sequence is MKLIQILGTGCSKCDCLKKNVEQAVEQSKAEAKIEKVTDITQITSFGVMMTPALAIDGEVKVVGKVPSPDEIAKLLA